A window of Hypnocyclicus thermotrophus contains these coding sequences:
- a CDS encoding GNAT family N-acetyltransferase: MDISFLDWLGYLASFIVLVSLTMSSILRLRWFNLFGALLFSAYGFAIGSIPTGGMNAGIVLINIYYLVQLYTQKEDFKIIRAEKESEYLKYFISTNYNEIEKYFDVKDLEGEKEYYFMLRNNHTAGILVGESQENNKTFFINIDYVTPEYRDFKLGSYFFNQNIDFIKNRGYTKLKTKTNNETHKKYLEKIGFKKSNDEYYIKEIA, translated from the coding sequence ATGGATATAAGTTTTTTAGATTGGTTAGGATATTTGGCATCATTTATAGTTCTTGTATCACTTACAATGAGCTCTATTCTTAGACTTAGATGGTTTAATTTGTTTGGAGCATTACTTTTTTCAGCATATGGATTTGCAATAGGGTCAATACCTACTGGAGGAATGAATGCTGGAATTGTACTTATAAATATTTATTATTTAGTGCAATTATATACACAAAAAGAAGATTTTAAAATAATAAGAGCAGAGAAAGAATCAGAATATTTAAAATATTTTATCAGTACAAATTATAATGAGATAGAAAAATATTTTGATGTAAAAGATTTAGAAGGAGAAAAAGAATATTATTTTATGCTTAGAAATAATCACACAGCTGGTATTTTAGTAGGTGAATCACAAGAAAATAATAAAACATTTTTTATTAATATAGATTATGTAACACCTGAATATAGAGATTTTAAATTAGGGAGTTATTTTTTTAATCAAAATATAGATTTTATTAAAAATAGAGGTTATACTAAATTAAAGACTAAAACAAATAATGAAACACATAAAAAATACTTAGAAAAAATAGGATTTAAAAAATCAAATGATGAGTACTACATCAAAGAAATAGCTTAA
- a CDS encoding acyltransferase yields the protein MIKKIIRKLVYKIAIRDKKYMGLYRKICKPRSDEYAEYLKKINYLYSIGEGCRINPYAGFTDPKYVKIGNNTCLSACTIIGHEGAVAVFATATGKVLDKVGKVVIGDNCFVGYGATIMPNVVIGNNSIIASGSVVAKDVPDGVIVGGVPAKVIGLTKDYIIRLEEQTKKYPWYDLIKTRTKVYDDEMEKELLKMRLKYFFEE from the coding sequence GTGATAAAGAAAATAATAAGGAAATTAGTATATAAAATCGCAATAAGAGACAAGAAATATATGGGATTATATAGAAAAATATGTAAACCAAGAAGTGATGAATATGCGGAGTATTTAAAAAAAATAAATTACCTATATTCAATAGGTGAAGGATGTAGAATAAATCCATATGCTGGTTTTACAGATCCTAAATATGTAAAAATAGGTAATAATACATGTTTATCAGCGTGTACAATTATTGGTCATGAAGGAGCAGTAGCAGTTTTTGCAACAGCAACAGGAAAAGTATTAGATAAAGTAGGAAAAGTAGTAATTGGTGATAACTGTTTTGTTGGATATGGAGCAACTATTATGCCAAATGTAGTAATAGGAAATAATTCTATAATAGCATCTGGCTCTGTGGTAGCAAAAGATGTCCCAGATGGTGTAATTGTTGGTGGAGTACCGGCAAAAGTAATAGGACTTACCAAAGATTATATAATTCGCCTTGAAGAACAAACTAAAAAATATCCTTGGTATGATTTAATAAAAACAAGAACAAAAGTATATGATGACGAAATGGAAAAAGAGTTACTAAAAATGAGATTAAAATATTTTTTTGAAGAATAA
- a CDS encoding ABC transporter ATP-binding protein — MSNYILEMKNIRKTFLEGKVVANDDVSLRVRKGEKHAIVGENGAGKSTLMKILNGLYQPTSGDIYFHGKKEIINGPGEAARLGIGMVYQHFMLVPTLTVAENMILGVEPKKGLELDINTAREEVKKVSEKYGLAIDPDAKISDLSVGMQQRVEILKILFKGAELLIFDEPTAVLIPQEVKELYKIMDNLIAEGKTIIFITHKLQEVLDIGDNITVIRKGRDVGNLSVKDATKEKIANMMVGRAVLFDVEKPEVELGDDLLVVNNIKVKGNKGGVLALDDVSFTIKAGEVVGIAGVEGNGQSELIDVLTGLRKIEAGTITLEGEPLANITPREATLKGVSHIPEDRLKRAAISQYTLEDNLALGQHQDIYAKGILRAFRDFNKITKKAKEYLEKYDIRPREPKIIFGRMSGGNQQKVIVARELEKNHKFLIAAQPTRGVDIGAIESIHKIILSEKKEGKAIMVVSSELSEILNLSDRIVVMFHGKVMGILDRKDATEEKLGILMAGGKLDEK, encoded by the coding sequence GTGAGCAACTATATATTAGAGATGAAAAATATTCGAAAAACTTTCTTAGAAGGGAAAGTTGTAGCAAATGATGATGTTTCTCTAAGAGTAAGAAAAGGTGAAAAACATGCAATCGTTGGAGAAAATGGTGCAGGGAAATCTACTCTTATGAAAATATTAAACGGATTATATCAACCAACATCAGGTGATATATATTTTCATGGTAAGAAAGAAATAATAAATGGTCCTGGAGAAGCGGCAAGACTAGGTATAGGAATGGTATACCAACATTTTATGCTTGTGCCAACTCTTACAGTAGCAGAAAATATGATACTAGGAGTAGAACCTAAAAAAGGATTAGAATTAGATATTAATACTGCTAGAGAAGAAGTAAAAAAAGTATCTGAAAAATATGGATTAGCTATAGATCCAGATGCTAAAATAAGTGATTTATCTGTAGGGATGCAACAAAGAGTTGAAATTTTAAAAATATTATTTAAAGGTGCAGAATTATTAATATTTGATGAACCTACAGCAGTTCTTATTCCTCAAGAAGTAAAAGAACTTTATAAAATTATGGACAATTTAATAGCTGAAGGAAAAACAATAATATTTATTACTCATAAATTACAAGAAGTTTTAGATATTGGGGATAATATTACAGTTATTAGAAAAGGTAGAGATGTAGGAAATTTATCAGTAAAAGACGCTACAAAAGAAAAAATTGCTAATATGATGGTTGGAAGAGCAGTTTTATTTGATGTAGAAAAACCTGAAGTAGAATTAGGAGACGATTTATTAGTAGTTAATAATATAAAAGTTAAAGGAAATAAAGGTGGAGTATTAGCTCTTGATGATGTTTCGTTCACAATAAAAGCTGGAGAAGTTGTAGGAATAGCTGGTGTTGAAGGGAATGGACAATCTGAACTCATAGATGTACTTACAGGGCTTAGAAAAATAGAAGCTGGAACAATTACATTAGAAGGAGAACCTCTTGCTAATATAACTCCTAGAGAAGCTACATTAAAAGGAGTGTCTCATATACCAGAAGATAGATTGAAAAGAGCAGCGATAAGTCAGTATACATTAGAAGATAATTTAGCATTAGGACAACATCAAGATATATATGCAAAAGGAATTTTGAGAGCTTTTAGAGATTTTAATAAAATAACAAAAAAAGCAAAAGAATATCTTGAAAAATATGATATAAGACCTAGAGAACCAAAAATAATATTTGGTAGAATGTCAGGTGGGAATCAACAAAAAGTAATAGTTGCTAGAGAACTTGAAAAAAATCATAAATTTTTAATAGCTGCTCAACCAACAAGAGGAGTGGATATAGGAGCTATTGAATCTATTCATAAAATAATACTTTCAGAAAAAAAAGAAGGTAAAGCTATTATGGTAGTATCTTCAGAACTTTCTGAAATATTAAACTTAAGTGATAGAATAGTAGTAATGTTCCACGGAAAAGTAATGGGAATATTAGATAGAAAAGATGCTACAGAAGAAAAATTAGGAATATTAATGGCAGGAGGTAAGCTTGATGAAAAATAA
- a CDS encoding glycosyltransferase family 2 protein, protein MLLIVSIILVICTLPGFLEITLLTFSNVFLKDKKNKKIKKDIKLAVLIPAHNEEKLIKRCIKSIKKSSDLGYSYDIIVIADNCTDKTIEISKSENVKVLERNNKEKRGKGFALKYAMEKLKNENYYGYIIIDADSIIKENLIEEFGNAFLNGALAVQCLNFVNEPYISRRNSLMHLALMSMNGLRPLGREKLGISAGILGNGFALSKQLIDEIGYNVNSIAEDIEYHLEIINSGKKVKFLKDTAVYSDFPTTEEGAKSQRARWEGGKFYLQKKYFFKLLKEVFKGKFHLIEPLLDLMILPLAFQVTLLLIIGIIGGTGFKIYSLINIFIISFHIVLSVLYFGKLKDLLIIFEVPKYIFWKIINLPLILSHSKKNTEWIRTDRK, encoded by the coding sequence ATGTTACTGATTGTTTCGATAATATTAGTTATATGTACTTTACCTGGTTTTTTGGAGATAACTTTATTAACTTTTTCTAATGTATTTTTAAAAGATAAAAAAAATAAAAAAATAAAAAAAGATATAAAGTTAGCAGTATTAATACCTGCACATAATGAAGAAAAATTAATAAAAAGATGTATTAAAAGTATAAAAAAATCTAGTGATTTAGGATATTCGTATGATATAATTGTTATTGCAGATAATTGCACTGACAAGACAATAGAGATTTCGAAATCTGAAAATGTAAAAGTTTTAGAGAGAAATAATAAAGAAAAAAGAGGAAAAGGTTTTGCATTAAAATATGCAATGGAAAAGTTAAAAAATGAAAATTATTATGGATATATTATCATTGATGCAGACAGTATAATAAAAGAAAATTTAATAGAAGAATTTGGGAATGCTTTTTTAAATGGTGCATTAGCAGTACAATGCTTAAATTTTGTAAACGAACCATATATTAGCAGAAGAAACAGTTTAATGCATTTAGCACTTATGTCAATGAATGGGCTTAGACCATTAGGCAGAGAAAAATTAGGAATTTCAGCAGGGATATTAGGAAATGGGTTTGCATTATCGAAACAACTTATTGATGAAATTGGATATAATGTAAATTCTATTGCAGAAGATATTGAATATCATTTAGAGATTATTAATTCAGGTAAAAAAGTAAAATTTCTAAAAGATACGGCTGTATATTCTGATTTTCCTACTACTGAAGAAGGAGCTAAAAGTCAAAGGGCTAGATGGGAAGGGGGAAAATTTTATTTACAAAAAAAATATTTTTTTAAATTATTAAAAGAGGTATTTAAAGGGAAATTTCATTTAATAGAACCTTTGTTAGATCTTATGATTTTACCATTAGCTTTTCAAGTAACGTTATTATTAATTATTGGAATTATAGGAGGAACTGGATTTAAAATTTATTCTTTAATAAATATTTTTATTATCTCATTTCATATAGTTTTATCTGTATTATATTTTGGAAAATTAAAGGATTTATTAATTATTTTTGAAGTACCAAAATATATATTTTGGAAAATTATAAACTTACCGTTGATATTAAGCCATTCTAAAAAAAATACAGAATGGATAAGAACAGACAGAAAATAA
- a CDS encoding LacI family DNA-binding transcriptional regulator, with translation MNIKKVAELCNVSVATVSRVINKKGNVKKETEEKILKVIEELNYIPNALARNLSKQESDVIGVVVPDVTNVFYTEVIKGIMESASENNLHVIFYNTDSDMEKEINALKMIKEQRLKGALLISALKKSNKDKKLLKKTLETLDMPLILINKYIDNLPYDGVFTDDIMAGYLLTEALIDNKHSNIAILTGAKNSIVANNRVIGYKNAFKDYNIDIKNENIIYADFNSIENSYKIIKKHFSNKDIPKGIIAGNNNITIACVRYFNERKIKINKDVSLVAFDDIEILNWLGVELTVVSQNPKEMGKEAFNMLFNRINNKSIPINRIHVVPELILRGSEKILK, from the coding sequence ATGAATATAAAAAAGGTGGCAGAATTATGTAATGTTTCTGTAGCTACAGTTTCTAGAGTTATTAATAAAAAAGGGAACGTAAAGAAAGAAACAGAGGAAAAAATACTAAAAGTAATAGAAGAGCTTAATTATATACCAAATGCACTTGCTAGAAATTTATCTAAACAGGAAAGTGATGTAATAGGGGTAGTAGTTCCAGATGTTACTAATGTTTTTTATACTGAAGTTATAAAAGGAATAATGGAAAGCGCTAGCGAAAATAATTTACATGTAATCTTTTATAATACAGATTCTGATATGGAAAAAGAAATAAATGCGCTCAAAATGATAAAAGAACAAAGATTAAAAGGAGCACTTTTAATTAGTGCATTAAAAAAGAGTAATAAAGATAAAAAACTATTGAAAAAAACGCTTGAAACATTGGATATGCCTCTTATATTAATAAATAAATACATAGATAATTTACCATATGATGGAGTATTTACAGATGATATAATGGCAGGATACTTGCTTACAGAAGCTCTTATAGATAATAAACATAGTAATATAGCTATACTTACAGGGGCTAAAAACTCTATTGTAGCAAATAATAGAGTGATAGGATATAAAAACGCTTTTAAAGATTATAATATAGATATAAAAAATGAAAATATTATATATGCAGATTTTAATAGTATTGAAAATAGTTATAAAATAATAAAAAAACATTTTTCAAATAAAGATATACCAAAAGGGATAATAGCAGGAAATAATAATATAACTATTGCCTGTGTAAGGTATTTTAATGAAAGAAAAATAAAAATTAATAAAGATGTGTCTCTGGTTGCATTTGATGATATTGAAATCTTAAACTGGTTGGGCGTGGAGCTTACAGTAGTAAGTCAAAATCCTAAAGAGATGGGAAAAGAAGCATTTAATATGCTATTTAATAGAATAAATAATAAAAGTATACCTATTAATAGAATACATGTAGTACCAGAATTAATACTTCGAGGCTCAGAAAAAATATTAAAATAA
- a CDS encoding glycosyltransferase family 2 protein: MIDISVIIVSFNTRELLKRCINELKKEIMEISHEIIVVDNDSRDGTIEMLETEFKDDIILRKSGGNYGFGIANNLGYEMAKGKYILLLNSDAFIKKGNLKKALEKIESDKTIGVLGAKLECENGDWQPSPRSFPTVLQDFFVLSGIASKYNKSSFFGKSLMTYKNFNKEFECDWVTGAFMLIRSDIIGKKIFDERYFMYYEEVDFCLKIKEKGYKIIYYPEVEVIHLGGASTSIFSEKLISKNGMQMTLWRLQSQYLYYRKNFGLITAYSSKLMELTWNIIRTLKNKNNNLKKEESRIIIKMIKKAWENTKGGKISPAFPWKGY; encoded by the coding sequence ATGATTGATATATCTGTAATAATAGTATCATTTAATACGCGTGAATTATTAAAAAGATGCATAAATGAATTAAAAAAAGAAATTATGGAAATATCCCATGAAATTATAGTAGTAGATAATGATTCAAGAGATGGGACAATAGAAATGCTTGAAACAGAATTTAAAGATGATATTATCCTTAGAAAAAGTGGAGGAAATTATGGTTTTGGGATAGCAAATAATTTAGGATATGAAATGGCAAAAGGTAAATATATTTTATTATTAAATTCTGATGCATTTATAAAAAAAGGAAATTTAAAAAAGGCGCTTGAAAAAATAGAAAGTGATAAGACAATAGGGGTATTAGGTGCTAAGCTGGAATGTGAAAATGGTGATTGGCAACCATCACCAAGATCTTTTCCAACAGTTTTACAAGATTTTTTTGTACTTAGTGGAATAGCAAGTAAATATAATAAGTCGAGTTTTTTTGGGAAATCTTTAATGACATATAAAAATTTTAATAAAGAGTTTGAGTGTGATTGGGTAACTGGAGCATTTATGCTTATACGTAGTGATATTATAGGGAAAAAAATATTTGATGAAAGATATTTTATGTATTATGAAGAAGTAGATTTTTGTTTAAAAATAAAGGAAAAAGGCTATAAAATAATATATTATCCAGAAGTAGAGGTAATTCATTTAGGAGGAGCTTCAACGAGTATATTTTCAGAGAAGTTAATATCTAAAAATGGAATGCAGATGACATTATGGAGACTACAGAGTCAATATTTATATTATAGAAAAAATTTTGGATTAATAACAGCTTATTCATCTAAATTAATGGAATTAACATGGAATATTATTAGAACATTAAAAAATAAAAATAATAATTTAAAAAAAGAGGAATCAAGAATTATTATAAAAATGATTAAAAAGGCATGGGAAAATACAAAAGGTGGAAAAATTTCTCCGGCTTTTCCTTGGAAAGGATATTAA
- a CDS encoding glycosyltransferase family 2 protein, which produces MDKVQVLMATYNGEDFIKEQINSILNQTYKNFELLIRDDNSSDKTVEIIRGYIKKDNRIKLIEDNKGNIGINKNFELLINISNTKYIMISDQDDIWFKDKIERSLKKIKEIENDKPALVFSDSILYKNNCEFGNHIGKKFYKYNDSKFLMGINIAQGSTMIFNEKLKEKILPFNFYSDYLYDFYIFKNAKLYGNVYFIKNPTMYYRIHNKNQIGIGSDYLNIISKIRDEYYRYFIFYKKIKAGALFYSKTKEKYKRDMNKKIEVFTLIFLSNKNRFIKLYYYFKEKFFTYNFYINLFIVLNIFVNKFNKNLKGEDL; this is translated from the coding sequence ATGGATAAAGTACAAGTATTAATGGCTACTTATAATGGTGAAGATTTTATAAAAGAACAAATTAATTCAATACTCAATCAAACATACAAAAATTTTGAATTACTCATAAGAGATGATAACTCTAGTGACAAAACAGTGGAAATTATTAGAGGTTATATAAAAAAAGATAATAGAATAAAATTAATAGAAGATAATAAAGGAAATATAGGTATAAATAAAAATTTTGAATTATTAATAAATATTAGTAATACAAAATATATAATGATAAGTGACCAAGATGACATATGGTTTAAAGATAAAATTGAAAGATCTTTAAAAAAAATAAAAGAAATAGAAAATGATAAACCAGCATTAGTATTTTCAGACTCTATACTTTATAAAAATAATTGTGAATTTGGAAATCATATAGGGAAAAAATTTTATAAATATAATGACTCTAAATTTCTAATGGGGATAAATATAGCACAAGGTTCTACAATGATTTTTAATGAAAAATTAAAAGAAAAAATTTTACCATTTAATTTTTATTCTGATTATTTGTATGATTTTTATATTTTTAAAAATGCAAAACTTTATGGTAATGTATATTTTATAAAAAATCCAACAATGTATTATAGAATACATAATAAAAACCAAATTGGTATAGGTAGTGACTATCTAAATATTATATCTAAAATTCGTGATGAATATTATAGATATTTTATATTTTATAAAAAAATTAAAGCAGGTGCTTTATTTTATAGTAAAACAAAAGAAAAATATAAAAGAGATATGAATAAAAAAATAGAAGTGTTTACACTAATTTTTTTATCAAATAAAAACAGGTTTATAAAATTATATTATTATTTCAAAGAGAAATTTTTTACATATAACTTTTATATAAATCTATTTATTGTATTAAATATATTTGTAAATAAATTTAATAAAAATCTCAAGGGGGAAGACTTGTGA
- a CDS encoding glycosyltransferase family 4 protein: MKKILYLCSEYPALSHTFIDVEVDELSKNFEIYTSSINYPKNIEKFSDDYVKRLNKTYYIKKENKKNILLIVLKYFIINPLKFINILNYTYNLSVKNGVKNIIKAVGYFIEAILLHNYMKKNNIKHVHIHFANPAATVALIAKEFEGIEYSISVHGPDVFYNVKENLIVEKIKNAKFIRAISYFCQSQLMRESTPDYWDKINIIRCGIDLSKFNNINEFVKEKKENDKINILCVGRIVPSKGQLLLVETVKKVIKKTKNFKVTFIGGGEYLKNLKEKVEKSNLENYIEILGPVNNDKVIKALESSDIFVLPSFAEGVPIVLMEAMSKKIITISTKINGIPELIDDKKDGFLVEASNIDELSELLIEIIKNSDNYKELKNNARKKIEKKYDIRKNIIKLKELFEENISD; this comes from the coding sequence ATGAAGAAAATACTTTATTTATGCAGTGAATATCCAGCACTTTCTCATACTTTTATTGATGTGGAAGTTGATGAATTATCGAAAAATTTTGAAATATATACTAGTTCTATAAATTATCCTAAAAATATAGAAAAATTTAGTGATGACTATGTAAAAAGATTGAATAAAACGTACTATATAAAAAAAGAAAATAAAAAAAATATTTTATTGATAGTATTAAAATATTTTATTATAAATCCATTAAAATTTATTAATATATTAAATTATACCTATAATCTTTCTGTAAAAAATGGAGTAAAAAATATTATTAAAGCAGTGGGATATTTTATAGAAGCAATACTTTTACATAATTATATGAAGAAAAATAATATAAAGCATGTACATATACATTTTGCAAATCCAGCAGCTACAGTAGCTTTAATTGCTAAAGAGTTTGAAGGAATAGAATATAGTATTAGTGTACATGGACCTGATGTTTTTTACAATGTAAAAGAAAATTTAATTGTTGAAAAAATAAAAAATGCAAAATTTATAAGAGCAATTAGTTATTTTTGTCAGAGTCAACTAATGAGAGAATCTACACCAGATTATTGGGATAAAATAAATATTATAAGGTGTGGTATAGATTTATCAAAATTTAATAATATAAATGAATTTGTAAAAGAAAAAAAAGAAAATGATAAAATAAATATTTTATGTGTAGGAAGAATAGTGCCAAGTAAAGGACAATTATTATTAGTAGAGACAGTAAAGAAAGTTATAAAAAAAACAAAAAATTTTAAAGTAACATTTATTGGAGGTGGAGAATATTTAAAAAATTTAAAAGAAAAAGTAGAGAAATCGAATTTGGAAAATTACATAGAAATATTAGGGCCTGTAAATAATGATAAAGTTATAAAAGCTCTTGAGAGTAGTGATATATTTGTATTGCCATCATTTGCTGAAGGAGTTCCAATAGTTTTGATGGAAGCAATGTCTAAGAAAATTATTACTATTTCTACTAAAATAAATGGAATTCCAGAACTTATAGATGATAAAAAAGATGGGTTTTTAGTAGAAGCTTCAAATATTGATGAATTAAGTGAATTATTAATTGAGATTATAAAAAACAGTGATAATTATAAAGAATTAAAAAATAATGCAAGAAAAAAAATAGAGAAAAAATACGATATAAGAAAAAATATAATTAAATTAAAAGAATTATTTGAAGAAAATATAAGTGATTAA
- a CDS encoding purine-nucleoside phosphorylase, with amino-acid sequence MYNKVMETVEFLNERVEMRPKVAIILGSGLGDLVDYIEEKIEIPYEEIPNFPVSTVAGHAGKLVFGKINGVEVLAMKGRFHYYEGYEMKQVTYPIYVMKQFGIENMIVSNAAGGINKNFKPGTLMLITDFINMFGTNPLIGKNDERFGVRFPDMSEAYSKELISLAKKVAEKNNEKYEEGTYLGTTGPSYETAAEIKMMSIMGADAVGMSTVPETIVANYLGIKVLGISCITNMATGIAQTAHSHEAVVDIAVKTGERFCKWVVDIVSELK; translated from the coding sequence ATGTATAATAAAGTAATGGAAACAGTAGAATTTTTAAATGAAAGAGTAGAAATGAGACCAAAAGTAGCAATTATTTTAGGTTCAGGACTTGGAGATTTGGTTGATTATATTGAAGAAAAAATAGAAATACCTTATGAAGAAATACCAAATTTTCCTGTATCAACAGTTGCAGGACATGCAGGTAAATTAGTATTTGGAAAAATTAATGGAGTAGAAGTTCTTGCAATGAAAGGTAGATTCCATTATTATGAAGGTTATGAAATGAAACAAGTTACATATCCTATTTATGTAATGAAACAGTTTGGAATAGAAAATATGATTGTAAGTAATGCAGCTGGAGGAATAAATAAAAATTTTAAACCGGGGACATTAATGCTAATTACGGATTTTATAAATATGTTTGGAACAAATCCATTGATTGGTAAAAATGATGAAAGATTTGGAGTAAGATTCCCAGATATGTCAGAAGCTTATTCAAAAGAACTTATAAGTTTAGCTAAAAAAGTAGCTGAAAAAAATAATGAAAAATATGAAGAAGGAACATACTTAGGGACAACAGGACCGTCATATGAAACAGCTGCAGAAATAAAAATGATGTCAATAATGGGAGCAGATGCAGTAGGAATGTCTACAGTTCCTGAAACAATAGTAGCTAATTATTTAGGTATAAAAGTATTAGGAATATCATGTATTACAAATATGGCGACAGGAATTGCACAAACTGCTCATTCTCATGAAGCAGTGGTTGATATTGCAGTAAAAACAGGTGAAAGATTTTGTAAATGGGTAGTAGATATAGTATCAGAATTAAAATAA
- a CDS encoding serine O-acetyltransferase: MFENIREDFRNYNKKIEWGFIAMLIYRFGRWRYRIKNSFIRKPFSLIYKILFFYIKGKGIEIPCEVEVGKNFKIDHQGGIIINGYSKIGNNCRIRHNVTLGIARVGETKAPIIGDNVDIGAGAILIGDIKIGNNVLIGAGAVVLTDVPDNCTVVGVPARIIKR, translated from the coding sequence ATGTTTGAAAATATAAGGGAAGATTTTCGGAATTATAATAAAAAAATTGAATGGGGATTTATTGCTATGCTAATTTATAGATTTGGAAGATGGAGATATAGAATAAAAAATTCTTTTATTAGAAAACCATTCTCATTAATTTATAAAATACTATTTTTTTATATAAAAGGAAAAGGGATAGAAATACCTTGTGAAGTAGAAGTAGGTAAAAATTTTAAAATTGATCATCAAGGAGGGATCATTATTAATGGTTACTCCAAGATAGGAAATAATTGTAGAATAAGACATAATGTAACATTAGGAATAGCTAGAGTTGGAGAAACAAAAGCTCCAATTATTGGAGATAATGTAGATATTGGTGCAGGAGCAATTTTAATAGGAGATATAAAAATAGGGAATAATGTTTTGATTGGTGCAGGAGCAGTTGTATTAACTGATGTACCGGACAATTGTACTGTAGTAGGAGTACCAGCAAGAATAATTAAGAGGTAA
- a CDS encoding WecB/TagA/CpsF family glycosyltransferase — MDEITLVNDLKITGFESYNELFNEILLKKNIQNFLIINYMYWVPFVKARKDKDYLESLKYSGYILPDGVGLLTYIKVLYGKTLLNLNGTDLNPELIKFFNDKNMKIALYGTTQENIEKCVKSLNSKNIDIYYYQNGYRGLDFSKIEDNSVLFVGKGSPIQEIWVKNNFKTIKEKKLIVVTVGGYFDFEAGFYKRAPKFIRDLKSEWIYRILDNPKLQIPKYINNFYFPWFIFKDYIKLKKKVKEKIYV, encoded by the coding sequence ATGGATGAAATAACATTAGTAAATGATCTAAAGATAACAGGATTTGAATCGTATAACGAATTATTCAATGAGATATTATTAAAAAAGAACATTCAAAATTTTTTAATTATTAATTATATGTATTGGGTTCCTTTTGTAAAAGCTAGAAAAGATAAAGATTATTTAGAATCTTTAAAATATTCAGGTTATATTTTACCAGATGGAGTAGGACTTTTAACATATATAAAAGTTTTATATGGAAAAACATTATTAAATTTAAATGGAACAGATTTAAATCCAGAATTAATAAAATTTTTTAATGATAAAAATATGAAGATAGCACTTTACGGTACTACTCAAGAAAATATAGAAAAGTGTGTAAAATCTTTAAATTCAAAAAATATTGATATATATTATTATCAAAACGGATATAGGGGACTTGATTTTTCTAAAATAGAAGATAATTCAGTTCTATTTGTAGGGAAGGGTAGTCCAATACAAGAGATTTGGGTGAAAAATAATTTTAAAACTATAAAAGAAAAAAAGCTTATAGTAGTCACTGTAGGTGGATATTTTGATTTTGAAGCTGGTTTTTATAAAAGAGCTCCTAAATTTATAAGAGATTTAAAAAGTGAATGGATATATAGAATTTTAGACAATCCTAAATTACAAATACCTAAATATATAAATAATTTTTATTTTCCATGGTTTATATTTAAAGACTATATTAAACTCAAAAAGAAAGTAAAAGAAAAAATTTATGTATAA